From the genome of Amia ocellicauda isolate fAmiCal2 chromosome 14, fAmiCal2.hap1, whole genome shotgun sequence, one region includes:
- the ap4m1 gene encoding AP-4 complex subunit mu-1 isoform X3 has translation MISQVFILSSKGDHLIYKDFRGEAGSDVVSVFYEKVTALPGDQPPVVMDHEGIHFIHIRQGGLYCVATTTTNPSPFTVIEFLNRLAALIKDYCGCLSEKSVRMNFALIYELLDEMVDYGYVQTSSTDILKNFIQTEAVSAKPFSLFDPSNVGLFGADTQQSKVAPSTTASRPILTTRGEQGGKNEIFVDVIERLTVVIGANGLLMKADIQGEIRVKCYLPSCSEMRIGLNEEFSIGRAQLRGYGAAVRVDECSFHESVRLDEFDSHRILRLTPSQGEQTVMQYQLCDDLPSSPPFRLFPTLERDRSGRLLMYLKLRCDLPPKSPALNVVATIPVPKGSLSLSQELSSPDQSAELQPSSKTVVWQIPRFPGGAQLSALFKLEVPGLSSASLLEVGPVSLSFELPKHTVTGLQIRFLRLSPGPPSLPQRWVRYVTHSDSYTLRM, from the exons ATGATCTCGCAGGTGTTCATCCTCTCGTCCAAGGGCGACCACCTCATTTACAAAGACT TTCGCGGGGAGGCGGGCAGCGATGTCGTCAGCGTGTTCTATGAGAAGGTGACGGCGCTGCCCGGGGACCAGCCTCCTGTCGTGATG gATCATGAGGGGATTCACTTCATTCACATCAGACAGGGGGGTCTCTACTGCGTCGCCACAACCACCACCAACCCTTCCCCCTTCACGGTCATCGAATTCCTGAACAG GCTCGCAGCTCTGATTAAGGATTACTGCGGCTGCCTGTCAGAGAAGTCGGTCCGGATGAACTTCGCCCTCATATACGAGCTGCTGGACGAGATGGTG GACTACGGCTACGTCCAGACCTCCTCCACCGACATCCTGAAGAACTTCATCCAGACCGAGGCCGTCAGCGCCAAGCCCTTCAGCCTGTTCGACCCCAGCAACGTGGGCCTG TTCGGTGCAGACACCCAGCAGAGTAAAGTGGCCCCCAGCACCACAGCCAGCCGGCCCATACTGACCACCCGGGGAGAGCAG GGAGGGAAGAATGAGATCTTCGTGGATGTGATCGAGCGGCTGACCGTCGTCATCGGGGCCAAC GGGCTGCTGATGAAGGCAGACATCCAGGGGGAGATCCGGGTCAAGTGCTACCTGCCCAGCTGCTCAG aGATGCGGATCGGTCTCAATGAGGAGTTCAGTATAGGGAGGGCCCAGCTGCGCG gCTACGGAGCTGCAGTGCGGGTGGATGAGTGCAGTTTCCACGAGTCGGTCCGGCTGGACGAGTTCGACAGCCACCGCATCCTGAGACTGACGCCCAGCCAGGGAGAG CAAACTGTGATGCAGTACCAGCTGTGCGACGACCTGCCCTCCTCCCCGCCCTTCCGACTCTTCCCCACGCTGGAGAGGGACCGCAGCGGCAG GCTCTTGATGTACCTGAAGCTCAGGTGTGACCTGCCCCCGAAGAG CCCGGCTCTCAACGTGGTGGCCACTATACCCGTCCCCAAGGGCTCCCTGAG TCTGTCCCAGGAGCTCAGCAGTCCGGACCAGAGTGCCGagctgcagcccagcagcaAGACTGTGGTGTGGCAGATTCCTCGCTTCCCCGGGGGGGCGCAGCTGTCAGCACTGTTCAAG ctGGAGGTGCCGGGCCTGAGCTCGGCATCGTTGCTGGAGGTGGGTCCGGTCAGCCTGTCCTTCGAGCTGCCCAAGCACACCGTCACGGGCCTGCAGATCCGCTTCCTGCGCCTGTCCCCCGGGCCGCCCTCGCTGCCCCAGCGCTGGGTCCGCTACGTCACGCACTCCGACTCCTACACCCTCCGCATGTAG
- the ap4m1 gene encoding AP-4 complex subunit mu-1 isoform X2 yields MKHWFPQICRIPAISLVEPRRPAEVCATRTPLAYGRHSRDCACQKSCFDVGRPTAVIGQSRTNQNAGKQAPHPLSAHRGSAAPYPSKLKPPAAHRAHSTAGDRVAAFPGSSSGMISQVFILSSKGDHLIYKDFRGEAGSDVVSVFYEKVTALPGDQPPVVMDHEGIHFIHIRQGGLYCVATTTTNPSPFTVIEFLNRLAALIKDYCGCLSEKSVRMNFALIYELLDEMVDYGYVQTSSTDILKNFIQTEAVSAKPFSLFDPSNVGLFGADTQQSKVAPSTTASRPILTTRGEQGLLMKADIQGEIRVKCYLPSCSEMRIGLNEEFSIGRAQLRGYGAAVRVDECSFHESVRLDEFDSHRILRLTPSQGEQTVMQYQLCDDLPSSPPFRLFPTLERDRSGRLLMYLKLRCDLPPKSPALNVVATIPVPKGSLSLSQELSSPDQSAELQPSSKTVVWQIPRFPGGAQLSALFKLEVPGLSSASLLEVGPVSLSFELPKHTVTGLQIRFLRLSPGPPSLPQRWVRYVTHSDSYTLRM; encoded by the exons ATGAAACATTGGtttccacagatctgcagaatcccagctatctcattggtggagccgcgcagacctgcggaaGTCTGCGCAACACGAACGCCCCTAGCTTATGGGCGACATAGCAGAGACTGCGCATGTCAGAAATCGTGTTTTGACGTGGGACGGCCCACTGCTGTGATTGGTCAGTCACGGACCAATCAGAACGCGGGAAAGCAGGCTCCGCATCCCCTCTCCGCACACCGAGGCAGTGCAGCTCCTTACCCGAGCAAACTGAAGCCTCCTGCGGCTCACCGCGCTCACTCGACAGCCGGGGATCGGGTCGCGGCCTTCCCGGGTTCCAG CAGCGGCATGATCTCGCAGGTGTTCATCCTCTCGTCCAAGGGCGACCACCTCATTTACAAAGACT TTCGCGGGGAGGCGGGCAGCGATGTCGTCAGCGTGTTCTATGAGAAGGTGACGGCGCTGCCCGGGGACCAGCCTCCTGTCGTGATG gATCATGAGGGGATTCACTTCATTCACATCAGACAGGGGGGTCTCTACTGCGTCGCCACAACCACCACCAACCCTTCCCCCTTCACGGTCATCGAATTCCTGAACAG GCTCGCAGCTCTGATTAAGGATTACTGCGGCTGCCTGTCAGAGAAGTCGGTCCGGATGAACTTCGCCCTCATATACGAGCTGCTGGACGAGATGGTG GACTACGGCTACGTCCAGACCTCCTCCACCGACATCCTGAAGAACTTCATCCAGACCGAGGCCGTCAGCGCCAAGCCCTTCAGCCTGTTCGACCCCAGCAACGTGGGCCTG TTCGGTGCAGACACCCAGCAGAGTAAAGTGGCCCCCAGCACCACAGCCAGCCGGCCCATACTGACCACCCGGGGAGAGCAG GGGCTGCTGATGAAGGCAGACATCCAGGGGGAGATCCGGGTCAAGTGCTACCTGCCCAGCTGCTCAG aGATGCGGATCGGTCTCAATGAGGAGTTCAGTATAGGGAGGGCCCAGCTGCGCG gCTACGGAGCTGCAGTGCGGGTGGATGAGTGCAGTTTCCACGAGTCGGTCCGGCTGGACGAGTTCGACAGCCACCGCATCCTGAGACTGACGCCCAGCCAGGGAGAG CAAACTGTGATGCAGTACCAGCTGTGCGACGACCTGCCCTCCTCCCCGCCCTTCCGACTCTTCCCCACGCTGGAGAGGGACCGCAGCGGCAG GCTCTTGATGTACCTGAAGCTCAGGTGTGACCTGCCCCCGAAGAG CCCGGCTCTCAACGTGGTGGCCACTATACCCGTCCCCAAGGGCTCCCTGAG TCTGTCCCAGGAGCTCAGCAGTCCGGACCAGAGTGCCGagctgcagcccagcagcaAGACTGTGGTGTGGCAGATTCCTCGCTTCCCCGGGGGGGCGCAGCTGTCAGCACTGTTCAAG ctGGAGGTGCCGGGCCTGAGCTCGGCATCGTTGCTGGAGGTGGGTCCGGTCAGCCTGTCCTTCGAGCTGCCCAAGCACACCGTCACGGGCCTGCAGATCCGCTTCCTGCGCCTGTCCCCCGGGCCGCCCTCGCTGCCCCAGCGCTGGGTCCGCTACGTCACGCACTCCGACTCCTACACCCTCCGCATGTAG
- the ap4m1 gene encoding AP-4 complex subunit mu-1 isoform X1 produces MKHWFPQICRIPAISLVEPRRPAEVCATRTPLAYGRHSRDCACQKSCFDVGRPTAVIGQSRTNQNAGKQAPHPLSAHRGSAAPYPSKLKPPAAHRAHSTAGDRVAAFPGSSSGMISQVFILSSKGDHLIYKDFRGEAGSDVVSVFYEKVTALPGDQPPVVMDHEGIHFIHIRQGGLYCVATTTTNPSPFTVIEFLNRLAALIKDYCGCLSEKSVRMNFALIYELLDEMVDYGYVQTSSTDILKNFIQTEAVSAKPFSLFDPSNVGLFGADTQQSKVAPSTTASRPILTTRGEQGGKNEIFVDVIERLTVVIGANGLLMKADIQGEIRVKCYLPSCSEMRIGLNEEFSIGRAQLRGYGAAVRVDECSFHESVRLDEFDSHRILRLTPSQGEQTVMQYQLCDDLPSSPPFRLFPTLERDRSGRLLMYLKLRCDLPPKSPALNVVATIPVPKGSLSLSQELSSPDQSAELQPSSKTVVWQIPRFPGGAQLSALFKLEVPGLSSASLLEVGPVSLSFELPKHTVTGLQIRFLRLSPGPPSLPQRWVRYVTHSDSYTLRM; encoded by the exons ATGAAACATTGGtttccacagatctgcagaatcccagctatctcattggtggagccgcgcagacctgcggaaGTCTGCGCAACACGAACGCCCCTAGCTTATGGGCGACATAGCAGAGACTGCGCATGTCAGAAATCGTGTTTTGACGTGGGACGGCCCACTGCTGTGATTGGTCAGTCACGGACCAATCAGAACGCGGGAAAGCAGGCTCCGCATCCCCTCTCCGCACACCGAGGCAGTGCAGCTCCTTACCCGAGCAAACTGAAGCCTCCTGCGGCTCACCGCGCTCACTCGACAGCCGGGGATCGGGTCGCGGCCTTCCCGGGTTCCAG CAGCGGCATGATCTCGCAGGTGTTCATCCTCTCGTCCAAGGGCGACCACCTCATTTACAAAGACT TTCGCGGGGAGGCGGGCAGCGATGTCGTCAGCGTGTTCTATGAGAAGGTGACGGCGCTGCCCGGGGACCAGCCTCCTGTCGTGATG gATCATGAGGGGATTCACTTCATTCACATCAGACAGGGGGGTCTCTACTGCGTCGCCACAACCACCACCAACCCTTCCCCCTTCACGGTCATCGAATTCCTGAACAG GCTCGCAGCTCTGATTAAGGATTACTGCGGCTGCCTGTCAGAGAAGTCGGTCCGGATGAACTTCGCCCTCATATACGAGCTGCTGGACGAGATGGTG GACTACGGCTACGTCCAGACCTCCTCCACCGACATCCTGAAGAACTTCATCCAGACCGAGGCCGTCAGCGCCAAGCCCTTCAGCCTGTTCGACCCCAGCAACGTGGGCCTG TTCGGTGCAGACACCCAGCAGAGTAAAGTGGCCCCCAGCACCACAGCCAGCCGGCCCATACTGACCACCCGGGGAGAGCAG GGAGGGAAGAATGAGATCTTCGTGGATGTGATCGAGCGGCTGACCGTCGTCATCGGGGCCAAC GGGCTGCTGATGAAGGCAGACATCCAGGGGGAGATCCGGGTCAAGTGCTACCTGCCCAGCTGCTCAG aGATGCGGATCGGTCTCAATGAGGAGTTCAGTATAGGGAGGGCCCAGCTGCGCG gCTACGGAGCTGCAGTGCGGGTGGATGAGTGCAGTTTCCACGAGTCGGTCCGGCTGGACGAGTTCGACAGCCACCGCATCCTGAGACTGACGCCCAGCCAGGGAGAG CAAACTGTGATGCAGTACCAGCTGTGCGACGACCTGCCCTCCTCCCCGCCCTTCCGACTCTTCCCCACGCTGGAGAGGGACCGCAGCGGCAG GCTCTTGATGTACCTGAAGCTCAGGTGTGACCTGCCCCCGAAGAG CCCGGCTCTCAACGTGGTGGCCACTATACCCGTCCCCAAGGGCTCCCTGAG TCTGTCCCAGGAGCTCAGCAGTCCGGACCAGAGTGCCGagctgcagcccagcagcaAGACTGTGGTGTGGCAGATTCCTCGCTTCCCCGGGGGGGCGCAGCTGTCAGCACTGTTCAAG ctGGAGGTGCCGGGCCTGAGCTCGGCATCGTTGCTGGAGGTGGGTCCGGTCAGCCTGTCCTTCGAGCTGCCCAAGCACACCGTCACGGGCCTGCAGATCCGCTTCCTGCGCCTGTCCCCCGGGCCGCCCTCGCTGCCCCAGCGCTGGGTCCGCTACGTCACGCACTCCGACTCCTACACCCTCCGCATGTAG
- the mcm7 gene encoding DNA replication licensing factor MCM7, with product MPPKDYQAEKEKCKRFLQEFYTEDDLGKKVFKYGAQLVAVAHREQVLLVVDLDDVAEEDPELVESVCENTRRYTGLFADAVHELLPEYREREVVAKDSLDVYIEHRLMMEQRARDPNDTRDPRNQYPHELMRRFELYFKPPSSAKPRVVRDVKADSIGKLVTVRGIVTRATEVKPMMVVATYTCDQCGAETYQPIQSATFMPLIMCPSQECVTNKSGGRLYLQTRGSKFVKFQELRIQEHSDQVPVGNIPRSMTVMVRGENTRLAQPGDHVAVSGIFLPLLRSGFRQAVQGLLSETYLEAHRITMMNKTEDDELGTEELSEEELRQITEEDFYEKLASSIAPEIYGHEDVKKALLLLLVGGVQQAPKGMKIRGTINICLMGDPGVAKSQLLSYIDRLAPRSQYTTGRGSSGVGLTAAVMRDPLTGELTLEGGALVLADQGVCCIDEFDKMMDADRTAIHEVMEQQTISIAKAGIMTSLNARCSILAAANPAYGRYNPRRSVEQNIQLPAALLSRFDLLWLIQDRPDRDGDLRLAQHITYVHQHCRQPPSQFSPIDMKLMRRYISLCKRRQPVVPESLADYITAAYVEMRREARGNKDMTFTSARTLLSILRLSTALARLRLVDVVEKEDVNEAMRLMEMSKDSLQADKTQNSRAQRPADVIFASLREMAPERGPRSVRFAEALQRCVSKGFTPAQFDAALEEYEELNVWQVNQARTRITFV from the exons ATGCCTCCCAAAGACTACCAGGCGGAGAAGG aGAAATGCAAGCGCTTCCTGCAGGAGTTCTACACCGAGGATGACCTGGGGAAGAAGGTGTTCAAGTATGGCGCTCAGCTG GTGGCGGTGGCGCACCGGGAGCAGGTGCTGCTGGTGGTGGACTTGGACGACGTGGCCGAGGAGGACCCAGAGCTGGTGGAGAGCGTCTGTGAGAACACGCGGCGCTACACGGGCCTGTTCGCCGACGCCGTGCACGAGCTGCTGCCCGAATACCGCGAAAGAGAG GTGGTGGCCAAGGACTCGCTGGATGTGTACATCGAACACCGGCTGATGATGGAGCAGAGGGCCCGGGACCCCAACGATACCAGAGACCCCCGCAACCAGTACCCCCATGAGCTGATGAGGAGATT TGAGCTGTACTTCAAGCCCCCCAGCTCGGCAAAGCCCCGTGTGGTGAGAGACGTGAAGGCCGACAGCATCGGGAAGCTGGTAACGGTGCGCGGCATCGTCACACGGGCGACCGAGGTCAAACCCATGATGGTGGTGGCCACCTACACCTGCGACCAGTGCGGCGCCGAGACCTACCAGCCG atccaGTCCGCCACCTTCATGCCCCTGATTATGTGCCCCAGCCAGGAGTGCGTCACCAACAAGTCGGGCGGCCGGCTGTACCTGCAGACCCGGGGGTCAAAGTTCGTGAAGTTCCAGGAGCTGAGGATCCAGGAGCAT AGCGACCAGGTGCCAGTGGGGAACATCCCCCGCAGTATGACGGTGATGGTGCGGGGCGAGAACACGCGGCTGGCCCAGCCCGGCGACCACGTGGCCGTCTCCGGGATCTTCCTGCCCCTTCTGCGCTCTGGCTTCAGGCAGGCCGTGCAg GGCCTGCTGTCTGAGACCTACCTGGAGGCCCACCGCATCACCATGATGAACAAGACGGAGGACGACGAGCTGGGGACCGAGGAGCTGAGCGAGGAGGAGCTGCGACAGATCACAG AGGAGGATTTCTACGAGAAGCTGGCCTCCTCCATCGCCCCAGAGATCTATGGCCACGAGGACGTCAAGAaggcgctgctgctgctgctggtagGGGGGGTGCAGCAGGCGCCCAAGGGCATGAAGATCAGGG GGACCATCAACATCTGCCTGATGGGCGACCCCGGGGTGGCCAAGTCCCAGCTGCTGTCCTACATCGACCGGCTTGCACCGCGCA GCCAGTACACGACGGGCCGGGGCTCGTCGGGGGTGGGCCTGACGGCAGCGGTGATGCGGGACCCCCTGACGGGGGAGCTGACGCTGGAGGGTGGGGCGCTGGTGCTGGCGGACCAGGGCGTGTGCTGCATCGACGAGTTCGACAAGATGATGGACGCTGACCGCACGGCCATCCACGAGGTCATGGAGCAGCAGACCATCTCCATCGCCAAG GCCGGCATCATGACCTCCCTGAACGCGCGCTGCTCCATCCTGGCGGCCGCCAACCCGGCCTACGGGCGCTACAACCCGCGCCGCAGCGTGGAGCAGAACATCCAGCTGCCCGCCGCCCTGCTGTCGCGATTCGACCTGCTGTGGCTGATCCAGGACCGGCCCGACCGCGACGGGGACCTGCGGCTCGCCCAGCACATCACCTACGTGCACCAGCACTGCCGGCAGCCGCCCTCGCAGTTCTCCCCCATCGACATGAAGCTCATGAG GCGCTACATCAGCCTGTGTAAGCGCCGGCAGCCCGTGGTGCCCGAGTCGCTGGCCGACTACATCACGGCCGCCTACGTGGAGATGAGGCGCGAGGCGCGCGGCAACAAGGACATGACCTTCACCTCGGCCCGCACACTGCTGTCCATCCTGCGCCTGTCCACCGCCCTG GCTCGGCTGCGGCTGGTGGACGTGGTGGAGAAGGAGGACGTGAACGAGGCCATGCGGCTCATGGAGATGTCCAAGGACTCGCTGCAGGCCGACAAGACGCAGAACAGCAG ggCCCAGCGGCCAGCGGACGTGATCTTCGCCTCTCTTAGGGAGATGGCCCCTGAGCGTGGGCCCCGCAGCGTGCGCTTTGCTGAGGCCCTGCAGCGCTGCGTGTCCAAGGGCTTCACACCGGCGCAGTTCGACGCAGCGCTGGAGGAGTACGAGGAGCTGAACGTGTGGCAGGTCAACCAGGCGCGCACGCGCATCACCTTCGTCTAG